In one Corythoichthys intestinalis isolate RoL2023-P3 chromosome 16, ASM3026506v1, whole genome shotgun sequence genomic region, the following are encoded:
- the hirip3 gene encoding HIRA-interacting protein 3 → MSELKSIRQFVRGQLREEDDLSLLTLGILKKRYLANVGGEALSSSTKGLLKQVVEQELMKMMENNKSDDESETEDFKSKRKRDVENESEDEDASKQKKSRCGVISESESEERPGSGKGSVESAEEENTDDEKKKMRKSPQKVECEKNSEDQSDYEAQSCSNKNDSSSQSSEESEKEENISAEKNPNQDDSDSSSLPSLKDEQQPKNKEKQISKKKKNGQDTENTKSTKKGKDDVTKKQKENDKTIIRLKRYISLCGERRNYKSLLGDCRSVRSMVAVLKKELEDLGVCGQPSIEKCKRVRLKREKAKELAELDASNIIESEGRPKRRGAFTQLKQSEPPLATYQRSVNSDSDSDEESSIRRGHKRTSDWANLKGIISDDASSE, encoded by the exons ATGAGCGAGTTAAAAAGCATTCGGCAGTTTGTCCGTGGACAACTGCGTGAGGAAGACGATTTAAG TTTGCTGACTCTGGGAATTTTAAAAAAGCGCTATTTGGCCAATGTCGGAGGTGAAGCTCTAAGTTCATCCACCAAAGGTTTACTGAAACAAGTAGTTGAACAGGAACTGATGAAAATGATG GAGAATAACAAAAGCGATGATGAGTCAGAGACTGAAGACTTTAAAAGCAAGAGAAAAAGAGATGTGGAAAATGAGAGTGAAGATGAGGATGCGTCCAAGCAAAAAAAGTCCCGCTGTGGAGTAATTTCTGAATCTG AATCGGAGGAAAGACCGGGCAGTGGAAAAGGCAGTGTGGAGAGTGCGGAGGAAGAGAATACGGACGatgaaaagaagaaaatgaGAAAATCACCACAAAAAGTAGAGTGTGAGAAAAACTCTGAAGATCAGAGTGACTATGAGGCTCAAAGTTGCTCCAATAAGAATGACAGCAGCTCTCAGTCGTCTGAAGAAAGTGAAAAAG AAGAAAACATCTCTGCAGAAAAGAACCCGAACCAAGATGATTCAGATTCTTCATCTCTGCCCTCTTTGAAAGATGAGCAGCAgcccaaaaacaaagaaaagcaaatcagtaaaaagaagaaaaacggTCAGGATACGGAAAACACAAAATCAACCAAAAAAGGCAAAGATGAcgtcacaaaaaaacagaag gaaaatGACAAAACAATCATTAGACTGAAACGCTACATTTCTCTCTGTGGCGAGAGACGCAATTACAAGAGCCTCCTTGGTGACTGCCGCTCTGTCCGCTCCATGGTAGCTGTTCTAAAGAAGGAGCTGGAAGATCTTGGTGTTTGTG GTCAGCCATCCATTGAGAAATGTAAAAGAGTACGTCTAAAGAGGGAAAAAGCTAAGGAACTTGCTGAACTGGATGCAAGCAACATTATTGAAAGTGAAG GTCGACCTAAAAGACGAGGAGCTTTTACACAACTAAAACAAAGTGAGCCCCCGCTCGCAACATATCAGCGTTCGGTGAACTCTGACTCTGATAGCGATGAGGAAAGCAGCATACGGCGAGGACACAAAAGGACGTCTGACTGGGCCAACCTGAAGGGAATCATCAGTGATGACGCAAGCAGTGAATGA
- the antkmt gene encoding adenine nucleotide translocase lysine N-methyltransferase isoform X2, whose product MDDDASDDAFAELKTRELRSWDVAQIAAGTGLAVYAVWVGLLQPGFRKVPLRLQVPYIPASAVQVRNVMTLLRGRKGILVDLGSGDGRIVLEAYRQGFTSAVGYELNPWLVCLARFHAWRAGHHCNVSYRREDLWKVDLTECKNITVFLAPSVLSLLQKKMEAELPDDALVVAGRFPIPDWTPCRIEGHGVDRAWAYNMQAQRPLTSNLNKKSTVGNPDDTDFKNDSP is encoded by the exons ATGGATGATGATGCCTCAGACGATGCATTTGCTGAGCTCAAGACAAGAGAACTCCGAAGTTGGGATGTTGCTCAGATTGCTGCTGGGACTGGTCTCGCTGTTTACGCCGTCTGGGTAGGACTCCTCCAGCCAGGTTTCCGAAAAGTGCCACTGAGGTTACAG GTACCGTACATACCAGCCAGTGCAGTCCAAGTGCGCAATGTCATGACATTGCTAAGAGGTCGAAAGGGCATCCTTGTGGATTTAGGATCTGGTGATGGTCGCATT GTCTTGGAGGCGTACCGACAAGGGTTTACTTCTGCTGTAGGCTACGAGCTCAACCCCTGGCTGGTTTGCTTGGCCCGCTTTCATGCATGGAGAGCAGGTCATCATTGCAATGTATCCTACCGAAGAGAAGATTTATGGAAG GTAGATTTGACAGAATGCAAGAATATTACTGTGTTTTTAGCTCCTAGTGTG CTTTCGCTCCTGCAGAAGAAAATGGAGGCCGAGCTTCCTGATGATGCCTTGGTGGTAGCTGGCCGTTTCCCCATTCCTGATTGGACTCCATGCAGAATTGAGGGACATGGTGTGGACAGAGCATGGGCATACAACATGCAAGCACAAAGACCGCTCACTTCAAATTTGAATAAGAAGTCCACAGTTGGGAACCCTGACGACACAGATTTTAAAAATGACTCTCCTTGA
- the antkmt gene encoding adenine nucleotide translocase lysine N-methyltransferase isoform X3: MDDDASDDAFAELKTRELRSWDVAQIAAGTGLAVYAVWVGLLQPGFRKVPLRLQVLEAYRQGFTSAVGYELNPWLVCLARFHAWRAGHHCNVSYRREDLWKVDLTECKNITVFLAPSVLSLLQKKMEAELPDDALVVAGRFPIPDWTPCRIEGHGVDRAWAYNMQAQRPLTSNLNKKSTVGNPDDTDFKNDSP, encoded by the exons ATGGATGATGATGCCTCAGACGATGCATTTGCTGAGCTCAAGACAAGAGAACTCCGAAGTTGGGATGTTGCTCAGATTGCTGCTGGGACTGGTCTCGCTGTTTACGCCGTCTGGGTAGGACTCCTCCAGCCAGGTTTCCGAAAAGTGCCACTGAGGTTACAG GTCTTGGAGGCGTACCGACAAGGGTTTACTTCTGCTGTAGGCTACGAGCTCAACCCCTGGCTGGTTTGCTTGGCCCGCTTTCATGCATGGAGAGCAGGTCATCATTGCAATGTATCCTACCGAAGAGAAGATTTATGGAAG GTAGATTTGACAGAATGCAAGAATATTACTGTGTTTTTAGCTCCTAGTGTG CTTTCGCTCCTGCAGAAGAAAATGGAGGCCGAGCTTCCTGATGATGCCTTGGTGGTAGCTGGCCGTTTCCCCATTCCTGATTGGACTCCATGCAGAATTGAGGGACATGGTGTGGACAGAGCATGGGCATACAACATGCAAGCACAAAGACCGCTCACTTCAAATTTGAATAAGAAGTCCACAGTTGGGAACCCTGACGACACAGATTTTAAAAATGACTCTCCTTGA
- the antkmt gene encoding adenine nucleotide translocase lysine N-methyltransferase isoform X1 yields the protein MSWTNQQKIFSLEIYFATKSYQSVQIQFRKRFHCRNFPPKSTIVSWVTKFREHGTVVNLCSKATGGTYSGRKKSARTEENIAAVRDSVGRSPRKSVRRRSQELGMTRESLRRVLTSDLHLYPYKIQIKQKLTDADKEKQVTMCEWFCNVLENDENFLENVWFSDEAHFLRSGNVKSKNNVFGGSEVPDKVLQRPLHSVKCTAWVAMSKHGIIRPFWFEDDDGRSQTVNKERYMAVLNKYWASLGRRRRVVRASQWFQQDGATPHTANEIIAWLRQRFEERLISRRCDVEWAPHSPNLNPPDFYLWGFLKDNVYQGNPQTIEELKTAITAKIRAIPKEECVKVIDNFVRRVQVCLQRNGGHLEHILGKP from the coding sequence ATGTCTTGGACAAATCAGCAGAAGATATTCTCCCTGGAGATCTATTTTGCGACAAAATCATACCAGAGTGTACAGATTCAGTTTCGAAAACGTTTCCATTGTCGCAACTTTCCACCAAAATCAACGATTGTTAGCTGGGTTACGAAGTTCAGAGAGCATGGGACTGTAGTGAACTTATGTTCTAAAGCCACAGGGGGAACTTATTCAGGCAGGAAAAAGAGTGCAAGGACAGAAGAAAACATTGCTGCAGTGAGGGACTCAGTAGGACGCAGCCCTAGGAAATCAGTGCGTAGACGCAGCCAAGAACTCGGAATGACAAGGGAGTCACTACGGCGTGTTCTTACGTCTGATCTGCACCTATACCCATACAAGAtccaaataaagcaaaaactaactGATGCTGACAAGGAAAAGCAAGTAACAATGTGTGAATGGTTCTGTAATGTGCTTGAAAATGACGAAAACTTTCTTGAGAACGTCTGGTTCTCAGATGAAGCCCATTTTTTGCGTTCCGGGAACGTCAAGagcaaaaacaatgtttttgggGGTTCGGAGGTTCCAGACAAAGTGCTTCAGAGGCCGCTTCATTCCGTTAAATGTACTGCCTGGGTGGCCATGAGCAAGCACGGGATCATCAGGCCTTTTTGGTTTGAAGATGATGACGGCCGATCTCAGACAGTCAACAAGGAGCGCTACATGGCTGTTCTGAACAAGTACTGGGCGTCGCTGGGACGCCGGAGAAGGGTTGTGAGAGCTTCACAATGGTTTCAGCAAGACGGGGCCACACCTCATACAGCCAACGAAATCATTGCTTGGTTGAGGCAGAGGTTCGAAGAGAGACTCATAAGTAGAAGATGCGATGTGGAATGGGCCCCACACTCACCAAATCTTAACCCCCCAGATTTTTATCTGTGGGGTTTCCTCAAAGACAATGTATACCAGGGAAATCCACAAACTATTGAGGAACTGAAAACTGCCATCACAGCAAAAATAAGAGCCATCCCGAAAGAggagtgtgtaaaagtgattgacaactttgtcagacgagtacaggtttgcttgcaacggaatggtggacatttggaacacatcttgggaaagccataa